The Halobacteriovoraceae bacterium genomic interval TGGTCAAATTATTAAAATCTAAATTTATTATTTAACGTCCTCGTAGAAATTCTTTTGGCATTTTGATTTACAATCACTCAGGTTTTTGTAATCGTACTTACTATACTTTAGACTACAAGCGTCCTGACAAGCATCTCTTTTAGTTTCAGCATATATGGTTTTTGAAGTTCCACAACCGTTTATTGTTAGAAGGACTAATAGTATTAAAAGTTTCATAAGTTTTTTCAACCTTACTAAAAGTTAATATTATGACTTAAAATAATCCTGTGAGATTTGGAAACATAAAAATACTTTTAAGTCTAAAATTTTTAATTCACATCTGTCAACGAACTTGAGACTTCAATGATATTATCGCCATTAAAATTATTTGTATGTGCTTGATGTTGCATTTTGCTTGCTTCAAGTCGATTGGCCATCTCTTCCATTGTACCAAAAAATGAAAGTGACTTTCCACTAAGTTCCATTACATTTTTCATTTTATGTTCATTTAATATATCTGATAGCTCTCGTTTCATTTTATCGATAATTTTGAAACCATCTAACATTATTGCTGAACAGACCTGAAGAGTTGTTGCACCCATACACATAAACTCAGCAGCAGAATAACCATCAACAATTCCGCCAACTCCACTTATTGGAGTTTTGGGAAAGGCCATAGCAAGTTCACCAACCATTCTTAAAGCAATAGGTCTTACAGCTTTATATGAATATCCACCAAAGGCCGAAATACCTTTAACATTGGGAACTGGTTTAAAAGTTTTTAAATCAATATTTGAAATTGATAAAAGAGTGTTGATGGCCACCAGTCCATCTGCTCCCCCCTCAATGGAGGCCCTTGCTGGTTCACAAATATCAGTGATATTTGGAGTCATTTTGGCCCAGACAGGAACAGTACCCGCAACTTCCTTAACCCAACTTGTAACATCTTTTACAATATCAGGATTTTGTCCCATGGCCCCACCCATTTTTCTCTCTGGCATACCATGGGGACAAGAGAGGTTTAATTCAATAATATCTGCACCGGCCTTTATAACTTTATCAGTGAGTTCTTGCCATCGCAATTTATCAGGTTCTTCCATTATAGAGGCCACTATCACCTTCGTTGGGTAATTTTTTTTCAAATCTCGAATATACTCTAACCAATCGCTACAAGGAATATCGGATATGAGCTCATTATTTGTCATTCCAATACATTTTCCACCGTCAAATAATTTTCCATATCTTGGAGCAATATTTCTGACTTTTGTATGATCCAATGAAAAGGTTTTCAAAACAGACCCACCCCATCCAGCATCAAAAGATCTGGCCACAATTTTAGCATTGGTAGATGGTGGGCCTGATCCAACCAGAAAAGGATTTTCAAATCGAACACCATTTGAGAAAACTTCAAGTAATTTAGACATATTTATTATCCCTGATTGCAATATTGGGTTTGATTTTGAAGCGAAATAAAACCAATGGCAACTTAAGTTTTGTTAGAGATCAGATTCAATTTCTAGCGGTGATGTTTGAGGAGAAAATCTTTTGATTACTTTACCACTTTCATCAATTAGAAATTTTGTGAAATTCCACTTAATAGCTTTGCTTCCTAAAATTCCTGGTGCTTCATTCTTTAAGTAATTAAATAAAGGATGCGCATTTTCTCCGTTCACTTCGATTTTGGAAAAAACCGGAAAACTAATTTTGTAGTTTAGCTCACAAAAGTTTTGAATTTCTTCATCTTTTCCAGGTTCCTGTCCTCCAAATTGATTACACGGAAAGGCAAGAATCTCAACCGTATCGATATATTTACTTTTTAGCTCTTCTAATTCTTTATATTGAGGTGTAAATCCACACTTACTTGCTGTATTTACAATTATAAGCTTTTTCCCTTTAAATTTTTCAAGTGTAACATCCTCACCAAATGCATCTTTGACAATAAAATCATATATGTTCACAGTCTATCCTATTTTAAAGAAAGTTAATAAAGCTGTTACGATTCCCATCAGTCCTTCTCCTGCAACTAAACCAGAAGCGACAGAGAAACCCAAAGTCTTACTGTTTTCAGGTGAAATTTTACCCCAAAGCATAAACAACAAGCAACCGATGAACATTGCAATCGAATAATATGCAGGAATGATAAAAGATATACCCATCGCCAGAGCACTAGGAATATAGGGTTTAATTTTGTCATTCATTTTTAACAAAGAGAGAATGACTCCGCAAATCGCAGCAATAATAACGGCCTTTTCTGAATGTGTTGGAAGTGAATCAAACCCCTTTGTAAGAAGTTCGGCCATCGCTTTCCATGCAAAGGCGGCCGGTGCAGGAAGCTTTTCACTTCCAATTTCATAGGCAGAGTCAAACAATTTGTAAATTGGTGCTGTTAAGAAAACTCCTGCAGTGATACCAAATAACTGGGCCTTAAATTGTTTCTTGGGAGAAGCACCAAGCAAATAACCAGTTTTTAAATCTTGCATCATATCTCCTGCTTGAGTGGCCCCTGCTCCAGTAATACCCGCGGCCATGAGATTTGTGACCATATTTCCCGGACTAATTGCGCCAAAAGCTGCCTGAGCAATTTTACCCATTCCTCCAATTGGATTGATGTCAGTTTCTCCTGTACTTCTTGTGGCGATCATTGAAAGACCTGAAGAAATAATAATTGCAAAAACTGTCACTAAAAGTGGGATTTTGAAAATAAAATTGGCCATAATGACCAAAAAAATACTTGAAACAAATAAACCTGTTGTCCACCAGATTAGTGGAATTTCTTGAGAGTCAGCTTCAGAATTGTTTTTAGATTCTACTTTTTTAAAACTATTGATGATTGATTTATACGATAAGATCAGCGCCATAATTGCATCAGTTACACTTAAGGCCACTCCTGGCCATAGTAGCCATCCTCTTGCTCCAGTTTGATAGTTCATTATATCTTCGGATACCCAACCCATTTGAGTAATTGAGGGCCCAATAAAACCCCAAGCAATGAGAGTTCCAATAAAAAGTGAAACACTTATTCTTGTGCCAATGAGTATGCCTGCTCCAAACATCATAGGATTTATGTATAATTTGAATCCCCAGGCAGAAATGGCCAAAAGGCCTAAACTCTTAACAAGTGGAGGCATTCCAAATGAAGGAAAAAAGTGTACTAGCAGGGTGTGTAATCCAGCAATGATTGCAATATAGAGTAGAGTTTTACTTTTCATTTTTGCAATGTCACTTTTTGCAAACATGGCCATTATTGTTTCGGCCGTTGCGATTCCTTGGGGAAATCTTAATTTTTCAATGATGATCATTTGTCGACGTAATGGAACCGCAAAAAAGATACCAATATACGATACTGATAGTGCCCACAAAGTGAGTTCTAAGGTTGTAAGTTTTACCCCAAGTAGACCCAAGGCCGGAACACTTGAAACAAAACCAGCTGAAGCAATGCCACCAGCTGCTGAAGCTGCAGTTTGAGAAATATTTACTTCTAAAATGCTAGGACAATTTTTATTATTGAATAAATTCATTATTGAAAAAGAAAGTATGGCACCAAGCAGGGAGCCACCTATCGTCCATCCTGTCTTCATACCAAAATAAATATTCATACAGTTTATAAGTGCGCCAATTGAGCATCCGGTAATAATGGCCCTTTTTGTTAATTGAAGTTCGTTTGGGATTGGTTCATAGATTCTTTCTGTCATGAAATCCTTTCTAATTATTGTTTTTAGAAGACTATATGGTGCAGCAAAATAATGTCAACTCATTTTGAGTTCAAATATTGCTGTATATGTGTAAAAGCTGGTATTTTAAATCGAGATTTAAACATTGGGATTATATGGAATATTCAAGTTGTGGCGTTGGATTTTTAGCATCATTAAAAAATGTATCAAGCTTTGAGAATTTGCAAACTGGACTGACTGGGCTCTTAAATGTCGAACACAGAGGAGGGGCCTCAATTGATGGTAACATGGGTGATGGTGCGGGAATTATGACTGATATTCCCTTTGAACTATTAGGTCATAAAAAAAATGAAATAGGGGTGGCCACTATTTTCGCTCCAAGGGATAACGAAATATATGAACGTTCTATTGAAGTATTTAAACAAACTTTTGAATTCTTTGGCCTTAAAATATTAGAAATTAGAAAAGTACCAATTAATGTAGAGTCAATTGATCAAAGATCAATTGAAGTAATGCCCAATATCGTGCATGCAATTATCAAAAGACCTGAACACTCAAGAACAGTTGCCTCATTTGATAAGTCTCTATACGAGGCCAAACAGCTTGTGAGAACGAAACAAAAAGAAGCAGGCATAAAAGGCAAATTCTTTTTTACATCTCTATCGGCCAGAACAATTATATATAAGGCCTTATGTACAGGTAAACAACTGAGTGAATTTTACTTGGATTTAAAAGATCCTAAATTTAAAACAAGCTTTGTGTTATTTCATAGGAGATTCAGTACAAATACTTTATCAAGTTGGGACAAGGTACAGCCTTTTAGACTTATTGCACACAATGGAGAAATCAATACAATTGAAGGAAATAGATCTGCAGCGATTTCTAGAGAGAAATCATTAGGTTTAAGAGATGACGAACTCATTACTCACTTTGATGCAAGTGACTCCGGAAATCTCAATGGAATGGTGGAAGCTTTAAAATATAGAAGTTCTATACCACATCTTGCTGAAATTCTCTCAATAATGATTCCTCCTGCACCAAATTTACAGTCTGACTATTATGATTTTTGGTCCCGGGCAATGGAGCCCTGGGATGGGCCAGCTTTAGTTGCATTTTGTGATGGAAAAAGGATTGGAGCAAGGTTAGACAGAAATGGTTTTAGGCCTTGCAGGTGGTCGCGTACTAAGGATTGTTTTTATCTTGCTTCAGAAACAGGATGCTTTGAGGTTGATAATAAATGTATTGTTGAACAAGGAAGTTTATATGCAGGCAGAAGTGTCCATATTCATTTACTATCAAGTAAAATTGATTTTCAAAATCCTGATAAAACGATCTATTATAAGAATGCTAAATTTGATGCACGTTTAATAAAGTTAGAATATATCAATTTTGATCCAATAAAAAGATACAGAAATAATATTCATTATTTTTATTATAGTAGAGAAACTTTTAGCAAGGAACTTTATCCAATGGTTGAAAATGAAACTTCTCCTATTGGTTCGATGGGAGATACAGCAAGGATACCAGCTATTTCTACAATTGATAGATCTCTATATGATTACTTCTATCAGAATTTTGCTCAAGTCACGAATCCTCCTTTAGACTATATTCGTGAAAAAATGGTAACAGAATTGAGGGTATATCTTGGCAGAAAGCCTAATATTTTTGGGACAAAAGAATTAATTCCACCTCCAGAGGCCTATGAGGCAACAAGTCCAGTGTTGAGTTTAGGACAGTTAGATTTTATATTACAAAATGATGGAGAATCTAATAAGACTTCTTTAAAAGTTAAAAAAATTGGTATCCTTTTTGATAAAGAAAGTGGGAGTAGGGGATGTAAAAAAAGAATTTATGAAATAGTTGAAGAAGCAATTCTAGCAGTGAGAAATGGGTATAATGTTATCGTTTTATCAGATAGAGATGTTTCTCATTCGCTTTTACCAATACCTGCAATCATTGTCATGCGTGCTGTACAATTAGGTCTTAATCGTTCAGGACTAAGACTTAGACTTTCTATTGTTATTGATTCTGGTGAAATTTATAATTCTCATCAATTGGCCTGCTTAATTGGTTTTGGTGCAAGTGCAGTCTGTCCATATTTAGCTCTTGAGATAGCTAGGTATGATGATATTTCAAGTGTCCAAGATCAATTTCCAGAAGAAAGAGAAAAGAGGCTTATCAAGAATTTAGAAAACGGTCTGCTTAGAATTATGGCCAAGAGGGGTATATCTGTTGTTCGCAGTTATCAAGGTGCAGAACTCTTTACAATAGTTGGTCTTGACCAACAGATGCTCCAGGCCTTTTTT includes:
- the preA gene encoding NAD-dependent dihydropyrimidine dehydrogenase subunit PreA: MSKLLEVFSNGVRFENPFLVGSGPPSTNAKIVARSFDAGWGGSVLKTFSLDHTKVRNIAPRYGKLFDGGKCIGMTNNELISDIPCSDWLEYIRDLKKNYPTKVIVASIMEEPDKLRWQELTDKVIKAGADIIELNLSCPHGMPERKMGGAMGQNPDIVKDVTSWVKEVAGTVPVWAKMTPNITDICEPARASIEGGADGLVAINTLLSISNIDLKTFKPVPNVKGISAFGGYSYKAVRPIALRMVGELAMAFPKTPISGVGGIVDGYSAAEFMCMGATTLQVCSAIMLDGFKIIDKMKRELSDILNEHKMKNVMELSGKSLSFFGTMEEMANRLEASKMQHQAHTNNFNGDNIIEVSSSLTDVN
- a CDS encoding glutathione peroxidase codes for the protein MNIYDFIVKDAFGEDVTLEKFKGKKLIIVNTASKCGFTPQYKELEELKSKYIDTVEILAFPCNQFGGQEPGKDEEIQNFCELNYKISFPVFSKIEVNGENAHPLFNYLKNEAPGILGSKAIKWNFTKFLIDESGKVIKRFSPQTSPLEIESDL
- a CDS encoding OPT/YSL family transporter is translated as MTERIYEPIPNELQLTKRAIITGCSIGALINCMNIYFGMKTGWTIGGSLLGAILSFSIMNLFNNKNCPSILEVNISQTAASAAGGIASAGFVSSVPALGLLGVKLTTLELTLWALSVSYIGIFFAVPLRRQMIIIEKLRFPQGIATAETIMAMFAKSDIAKMKSKTLLYIAIIAGLHTLLVHFFPSFGMPPLVKSLGLLAISAWGFKLYINPMMFGAGILIGTRISVSLFIGTLIAWGFIGPSITQMGWVSEDIMNYQTGARGWLLWPGVALSVTDAIMALILSYKSIINSFKKVESKNNSEADSQEIPLIWWTTGLFVSSIFLVIMANFIFKIPLLVTVFAIIISSGLSMIATRSTGETDINPIGGMGKIAQAAFGAISPGNMVTNLMAAGITGAGATQAGDMMQDLKTGYLLGASPKKQFKAQLFGITAGVFLTAPIYKLFDSAYEIGSEKLPAPAAFAWKAMAELLTKGFDSLPTHSEKAVIIAAICGVILSLLKMNDKIKPYIPSALAMGISFIIPAYYSIAMFIGCLLFMLWGKISPENSKTLGFSVASGLVAGEGLMGIVTALLTFFKIG
- the gltB gene encoding glutamate synthase large subunit — encoded protein: MEYSSCGVGFLASLKNVSSFENLQTGLTGLLNVEHRGGASIDGNMGDGAGIMTDIPFELLGHKKNEIGVATIFAPRDNEIYERSIEVFKQTFEFFGLKILEIRKVPINVESIDQRSIEVMPNIVHAIIKRPEHSRTVASFDKSLYEAKQLVRTKQKEAGIKGKFFFTSLSARTIIYKALCTGKQLSEFYLDLKDPKFKTSFVLFHRRFSTNTLSSWDKVQPFRLIAHNGEINTIEGNRSAAISREKSLGLRDDELITHFDASDSGNLNGMVEALKYRSSIPHLAEILSIMIPPAPNLQSDYYDFWSRAMEPWDGPALVAFCDGKRIGARLDRNGFRPCRWSRTKDCFYLASETGCFEVDNKCIVEQGSLYAGRSVHIHLLSSKIDFQNPDKTIYYKNAKFDARLIKLEYINFDPIKRYRNNIHYFYYSRETFSKELYPMVENETSPIGSMGDTARIPAISTIDRSLYDYFYQNFAQVTNPPLDYIREKMVTELRVYLGRKPNIFGTKELIPPPEAYEATSPVLSLGQLDFILQNDGESNKTSLKVKKIGILFDKESGSRGCKKRIYEIVEEAILAVRNGYNVIVLSDRDVSHSLLPIPAIIVMRAVQLGLNRSGLRLRLSIVIDSGEIYNSHQLACLIGFGASAVCPYLALEIARYDDISSVQDQFPEEREKRLIKNLENGLLRIMAKRGISVVRSYQGAELFTIVGLDQQMLQAFFPGHKSYVGGLSFKQMVQKIIGRSEAIPGTVHNDYVYRESNKEGEGELHSITSKRSRILHNILKESDKTDWAEFHKELSENVIHIRHFFKVKKNEKEQKISETRKSILSRFGCGAMSFGAISAEAQRDLIKAFKQIGGRSNSGEGGENPYYYIDGTSANVKQIASGRFGVTAEYLANAQEVQIKIAQGAKPGEGGQLMGVKVTQGIAKARFATPGVDLISPPPQHDIYSIEDLKELIYELKQFKPDLEVSVKLVSGDNIGAIAVGVVKAGADIIQISGGDGGTGAADLMSMKHAGLPLEIGLVEVQKTLVENDLRKYVKLRVDGNLQNARDIILTTIMGADQFDFGKIALVSQGCIMARVCEKNTCPAGIATHNPRFKERYKGTVEGIVKYFEHLADETINFLKLISFNTLDEIRGKLSLLEVDEKYKKFVKEKNLHFHYFNTGEYSCPRSEFNPSQLNELNQKILSKFLENPSLNNLGSFQIHSTQRAVPSVIYGHLASKVIEKRSNLEDRSEDIKNEFQYNIHLKGNAGQGFGVFHSEGVRLTLEGDANDSVAKGMSGGEIIVIPESSNSSLQMGNVLVGNICLYGATGGKLFIKGMAADRFAVRNSGAIAVVEGVGLHACEYMTGGTVLILGRALENIGAGMTGGSIYTFKNNIKNINKNYIKHSPMTHSDWKVFREIIQEHIEKTDSIIAKNLDELDIIKLTTVK